One region of Brachyhypopomus gauderio isolate BG-103 chromosome 9, BGAUD_0.2, whole genome shotgun sequence genomic DNA includes:
- the exoc1 gene encoding exocyst complex component 1 isoform X6: MTAIKHALQRDIFTPNDERLLSIVNVCKAGKKKKNCFLCATVTTERPVQVKVVKVKKSDKGDFYKRQMAWELRDLTEVDAKDANKENPEFDLHFEKVYRWVASSTAEKNSFISCIWKLNQRYLRKKVEFVNVSPQLLEESVPSGESQSVAGGDEDALDDYQELNAREEQDIETMMEVCEYAISNAEAFAEKLSSELQVLDGANIQSIMASEKQVNILMHLLDEALAEVDTIEGKLLSYEEMLQSVKEQMDQISQSNRLIQISNTNNSKLLDEIQFLVNYLDLSKGHIRALQEGDLSSPKGIEACTNAAEALLQCMNVALRPGHDKLTAVKQQQHQFSELRDQFARRLTNHLNNVFVHQGHDQSSTLVQHMSELTLPKHSPLHRDLLRYAKLMEWLKTTQREKYEGLSRTYVDYMTRLYEREIKDFFEIAKIKMAGTTKEGKGKFGLHGSSGKLTGSTSSLNKLSVNSSNSRRSQSSSLLDMGNMSASDLDVADRTKFDKIFEQVLSELEPLCLAEQDFISKFFKLQQYAALAQAENTDESDGLGFSRPVSEHRQSMSSDKDLVRQMMNKIFHSIETELNSLIALGDKIDSFNSLYMLVKMSHHVWTAETVDPASFLSTTLGNVLVTVKRNFDKCISGQIRQMEEVKISKKSKVGILPFVTGFEEFAELAETIFRNAERRGDLDKAYVKLIKAVFENVEKVANESQKTPRDVVMMENFHHIFSTLSRMKISCLEAERKDAKHKYLDHLQSYVINSLGQPLEKLNHFFEGVEARVAQGVREEEVSYQLAFSKQELRKVIKEYPGKEVKKGLDNLYKKVDKHLCEEESLLQVVWHSMQDEFIRQYKHFEGLINRCYPGSGITMDFTIQDMLEYFSSIAQSH; encoded by the exons ATGACAGCCATAAAACACGCGCTTCAGAGGGACATTTTCACTCCCAATGATGAACGTCTGCTTAGTATCGTCAATGTCTGCAAGGcggggaagaagaagaaaaactgCTTCCTGTGTGCTACAG TGACAACGGAGCGCCCGGTGCAGGTCAAAGTGGTCAAGGTAAAGAAGTCGGACAAAGGAGATTTCTACAAGAGACAGATGGCTTGGGAGCTGCGGGACTTGACGGAGGTCGATGCAAAAGATGCTAACAAG GAGAACCCAGAGTTTGACCTGCACTTTGAGAAGGTGTACCGCTGGGTGGCCAGCAGCACAGCGGAGAAGAACTCCTTCATATCCTGCATTTGGAAGCTGAACCAGCGCTATTTGAGGAAAAAGGTGGAATTTGTCAACGTCAGCCCTCAGCTGCTGGAAG AGTCGGTCCCCAGTGGCGAGAGCCAGAGTGTTGCCGGTGGCGATGAGGATGCTCTGGACGACTACCAGGAGCTGAACGCACGAGAGGAACAGGACATCGAGACCATGATGGAGGTGTGCGAGTACGCCATCTCCAACGCTGAGGCTTTCGCCGAGAAGCTCTCGAGTGAGCTGCAGGTTCTGGATGGG GCGAACATCCAGTCGATCATGGCGTCGGAGAAGCAGGTGAACATCCTGATGCATCTGCTGGATGAGGCCCTGGCTGAGGTGGACACAATCGAGGGCAAGTTGCTAAGCTACGAGGAGATGCTGCAGAGCGTCAAGGAGCAGATGGACCAGATCTCCCAGAGCAACCGCCTCATCCAGATCAGCAACACCAACAACAGCAAGCTGCTGGATGAGATCCAGTTCTTGGTG aATTATTTGGATCTGTCTAAAGGCCACATCCGAGCCCTGCAGGAGGGAGACCTGTCCTCTCCTAAAGGCATAGAGGCTTGCACCAATGCTGCAGAGGCTCTCCTGCAGTGTATGAACGTAGCCCTCCGCCCAG gtcaTGATAAGCTGACAGCAGTGAAGCAGCAACAGCACCAGTTCTCTGAACTTAGAGACCAATTTGCCCGGCGTCTCACCAACCACCTCAACAATGTTTTTGTGCACCag ggtcatGATCAGAGCTCCACGCTGGTTCAGCACATGTCTGAGCTCACCCTGCCCAAGCACAGCCCTCTGCACAGAGACCTGCTGCGCTACGCCAAACTGATGGAGTGGCTGAAGACCACGCAGAGAGAGAAGTACGAGGGCCTGTCCCGG ACCTACGTTGACTACATGACTAGACTGTACGAGAGGGAGATCAAAGATTTCTTTGAAATAGCTAAAATTAAAATGGCAGGAACGACAAAGGAAGGCAAAGGGAAGTTTG GTCTCCATGGCAGCTCTGGCAAGCTGACCGGCTCCACCTCCAGCCTCAACAAGCTGTCAGTCAACAGCTCCAACAGCCGGCGCTCGCAGTCCTCCTCCCTGCTGGACATGGGTAACATGTCCGCCTCGGACCTGGACGTGGCCGACAGGACCAAGTTTGACAAG atcttTGAGCAAGTCCTCAGTGAGTTGGAGCCCCTCTGTTTGGCAGAGCAGGACTTCATCAGCAAGTTTTTTAAGCTGCAACAATATGCAGCACTGgctcag GCAGAGAACACTGATGAATCTGATGGATTAGGCTTCTCCAGACCAGTCAGCGAGCACAGGCAATCAATGTCCTCAGA CAAGGACTTGGTCCGGCAGATGATGAACAAGATCTTCCACAGCATCGAGACCGAGCTGAACAGCCTGATCGCACTGGGCGACAAGATCGACAGCTTCAACTCCCTCTACATGCTGGTGAAGATGAGCCACCACGTGTGGACGGCCGAGACCGTCGACCCAGCCTCCTTCCTCAGCACCACCCTGGGCAACGTGCTCGTCACCGTCAAGAGGAACTTCGACAAGTGCATT TCAGGGCAGATCAGGcagatggaggaggtgaagaTCTCCAAGAAAAGTAAAGTTGGCATCCTGCCCTTCGTCACTGGCTTTGAAGAGTTTGCTGAACTGGCAGAGACGATCTTCCGTAACGCGGAGAGGCGGGGCGACCTGGATAAGGCGTATGTCAAACTCATCAAAGCCGTCTTCGAGAACG TGGAGAAAGTGGCCAATGAAAGTCAGAAGACTCCTCGCGACGTGGTAATGATGGAAAACTTCCACCATATCTTCTCCACTCTGTCACGCATGAAGATCTCCTGCCTGGAAGCAGAGAGAAAGGACGCCAAGCACAAGTACCTGGACCATCTGCAGTCTTACGTCATCAACTCGTTGGGGCAGCCACTGGAAAAGCTTAAT cACTTCTTTGAGGGAGTGGAGGCACGAGTGGCCCAGGGTGTAcgtgaggaggaggtgagttACCAACTGGCCTTCAGCAAGCAGGAACTGAGGAAGGTTATCAAAGAATACCCTGGCAAAGAGGTGAAGAAGGGCCTGGACAACCTCTACAAGAAAGTGGACAAGCACCTCTGTGAGGAAGAGAGTCTTCTACAG GTGGTGTGGCACTCCATGCAGGATGAGTTCATCCGTCAGTATAAGCACTTTGAAGGTCTGATAAACCGCTGCTATCCTGGGTCAGGCATCACCATGGATTTCACCATTCAGGACATGCTAGAGTACTTCTCCAGCATCGCCCAGTCCCACTAG
- the exoc1 gene encoding exocyst complex component 1 isoform X5, with protein sequence MTAIKHALQRDIFTPNDERLLSIVNVCKAGKKKKNCFLCATVTTERPVQVKVVKVKKSDKGDFYKRQMAWELRDLTEVDAKDANKENPEFDLHFEKVYRWVASSTAEKNSFISCIWKLNQRYLRKKVEFVNVSPQLLEESVPSGESQSVAGGDEDALDDYQELNAREEQDIETMMEVCEYAISNAEAFAEKLSSELQVLDGANIQSIMASEKQVNILMHLLDEALAEVDTIEGKLLSYEEMLQSVKEQMDQISQSNRLIQISNTNNSKLLDEIQFLVNYLDLSKGHIRALQEGDLSSPKGIEACTNAAEALLQCMNVALRPGHDKLTAVKQQQHQFSELRDQFARRLTNHLNNVFVHQGHDQSSTLVQHMSELTLPKHSPLHRDLLRYAKLMEWLKTTQREKYEGLSRTYVDYMTRLYEREIKDFFEIAKIKMAGTTKEGKGKFATLPRKESALKQETESLHGSSGKLTGSTSSLNKLSVNSSNSRRSQSSSLLDMGNMSASDLDVADRTKFDKIFEQVLSELEPLCLAEQDFISKFFKLQQYAALAQAENTDESDGLGFSRPVSEHRQSMSSDKDLVRQMMNKIFHSIETELNSLIALGDKIDSFNSLYMLVKMSHHVWTAETVDPASFLSTTLGNVLVTVKRNFDKCISGQIRQMEEVKISKKSKVGILPFVTGFEEFAELAETIFRNAERRGDLDKAYVKLIKAVFENVEKVANESQKTPRDVVMMENFHHIFSTLSRMKISCLEAERKDAKHKYLDHLQSYVINSLGQPLEKLNHFFEGVEARVAQGVREEEVSYQLAFSKQELRKVIKEYPGKEVKKGLDNLYKKVDKHLCEEESLLQVVWHSMQDEFIRQYKHFEGLINRCYPGSGITMDFTIQDMLEYFSSIAQSH encoded by the exons ATGACAGCCATAAAACACGCGCTTCAGAGGGACATTTTCACTCCCAATGATGAACGTCTGCTTAGTATCGTCAATGTCTGCAAGGcggggaagaagaagaaaaactgCTTCCTGTGTGCTACAG TGACAACGGAGCGCCCGGTGCAGGTCAAAGTGGTCAAGGTAAAGAAGTCGGACAAAGGAGATTTCTACAAGAGACAGATGGCTTGGGAGCTGCGGGACTTGACGGAGGTCGATGCAAAAGATGCTAACAAG GAGAACCCAGAGTTTGACCTGCACTTTGAGAAGGTGTACCGCTGGGTGGCCAGCAGCACAGCGGAGAAGAACTCCTTCATATCCTGCATTTGGAAGCTGAACCAGCGCTATTTGAGGAAAAAGGTGGAATTTGTCAACGTCAGCCCTCAGCTGCTGGAAG AGTCGGTCCCCAGTGGCGAGAGCCAGAGTGTTGCCGGTGGCGATGAGGATGCTCTGGACGACTACCAGGAGCTGAACGCACGAGAGGAACAGGACATCGAGACCATGATGGAGGTGTGCGAGTACGCCATCTCCAACGCTGAGGCTTTCGCCGAGAAGCTCTCGAGTGAGCTGCAGGTTCTGGATGGG GCGAACATCCAGTCGATCATGGCGTCGGAGAAGCAGGTGAACATCCTGATGCATCTGCTGGATGAGGCCCTGGCTGAGGTGGACACAATCGAGGGCAAGTTGCTAAGCTACGAGGAGATGCTGCAGAGCGTCAAGGAGCAGATGGACCAGATCTCCCAGAGCAACCGCCTCATCCAGATCAGCAACACCAACAACAGCAAGCTGCTGGATGAGATCCAGTTCTTGGTG aATTATTTGGATCTGTCTAAAGGCCACATCCGAGCCCTGCAGGAGGGAGACCTGTCCTCTCCTAAAGGCATAGAGGCTTGCACCAATGCTGCAGAGGCTCTCCTGCAGTGTATGAACGTAGCCCTCCGCCCAG gtcaTGATAAGCTGACAGCAGTGAAGCAGCAACAGCACCAGTTCTCTGAACTTAGAGACCAATTTGCCCGGCGTCTCACCAACCACCTCAACAATGTTTTTGTGCACCag ggtcatGATCAGAGCTCCACGCTGGTTCAGCACATGTCTGAGCTCACCCTGCCCAAGCACAGCCCTCTGCACAGAGACCTGCTGCGCTACGCCAAACTGATGGAGTGGCTGAAGACCACGCAGAGAGAGAAGTACGAGGGCCTGTCCCGG ACCTACGTTGACTACATGACTAGACTGTACGAGAGGGAGATCAAAGATTTCTTTGAAATAGCTAAAATTAAAATGGCAGGAACGACAAAGGAAGGCAAAGGGAAGTTTG CCACTCTTCCTCGGAAAGAAAGCGCTCTCAAACAGGAGACAGAAA GTCTCCATGGCAGCTCTGGCAAGCTGACCGGCTCCACCTCCAGCCTCAACAAGCTGTCAGTCAACAGCTCCAACAGCCGGCGCTCGCAGTCCTCCTCCCTGCTGGACATGGGTAACATGTCCGCCTCGGACCTGGACGTGGCCGACAGGACCAAGTTTGACAAG atcttTGAGCAAGTCCTCAGTGAGTTGGAGCCCCTCTGTTTGGCAGAGCAGGACTTCATCAGCAAGTTTTTTAAGCTGCAACAATATGCAGCACTGgctcag GCAGAGAACACTGATGAATCTGATGGATTAGGCTTCTCCAGACCAGTCAGCGAGCACAGGCAATCAATGTCCTCAGA CAAGGACTTGGTCCGGCAGATGATGAACAAGATCTTCCACAGCATCGAGACCGAGCTGAACAGCCTGATCGCACTGGGCGACAAGATCGACAGCTTCAACTCCCTCTACATGCTGGTGAAGATGAGCCACCACGTGTGGACGGCCGAGACCGTCGACCCAGCCTCCTTCCTCAGCACCACCCTGGGCAACGTGCTCGTCACCGTCAAGAGGAACTTCGACAAGTGCATT TCAGGGCAGATCAGGcagatggaggaggtgaagaTCTCCAAGAAAAGTAAAGTTGGCATCCTGCCCTTCGTCACTGGCTTTGAAGAGTTTGCTGAACTGGCAGAGACGATCTTCCGTAACGCGGAGAGGCGGGGCGACCTGGATAAGGCGTATGTCAAACTCATCAAAGCCGTCTTCGAGAACG TGGAGAAAGTGGCCAATGAAAGTCAGAAGACTCCTCGCGACGTGGTAATGATGGAAAACTTCCACCATATCTTCTCCACTCTGTCACGCATGAAGATCTCCTGCCTGGAAGCAGAGAGAAAGGACGCCAAGCACAAGTACCTGGACCATCTGCAGTCTTACGTCATCAACTCGTTGGGGCAGCCACTGGAAAAGCTTAAT cACTTCTTTGAGGGAGTGGAGGCACGAGTGGCCCAGGGTGTAcgtgaggaggaggtgagttACCAACTGGCCTTCAGCAAGCAGGAACTGAGGAAGGTTATCAAAGAATACCCTGGCAAAGAGGTGAAGAAGGGCCTGGACAACCTCTACAAGAAAGTGGACAAGCACCTCTGTGAGGAAGAGAGTCTTCTACAG GTGGTGTGGCACTCCATGCAGGATGAGTTCATCCGTCAGTATAAGCACTTTGAAGGTCTGATAAACCGCTGCTATCCTGGGTCAGGCATCACCATGGATTTCACCATTCAGGACATGCTAGAGTACTTCTCCAGCATCGCCCAGTCCCACTAG